A stretch of the Panicum virgatum strain AP13 chromosome 9N, P.virgatum_v5, whole genome shotgun sequence genome encodes the following:
- the LOC120687749 gene encoding probable WRKY transcription factor 2, translating into MASSSSSQPNAIGSAGDRNQEKEAEAVEVAAAEASSEAGNGSQLVMPEDGYEWKKYGQKFIKNIQKIRSYFRCRHRQCGAKKKVEWHPRDTSGALRVVYEGAHQHGSPPSSSAAAAAAAAAASNKYELGAQYFGGARPQ; encoded by the exons ATGGCATCATCATCAAGCTCACAGCCCAACGCaat AGGGAGCGCAGGAGACAGAAATCAAGagaaggaggcggaggctgtggaggtggcggcggcggaggcgtcgtCAGAGGCCGGCAACGGCAGCCAGCTGGTGATGCCCGAAGACGGCTACGAGTGGAAGAAGTACGgacagaagttcatcaagaacaTCCAGAAAATCAG GAGCTACTTCCGGTGCCGGCACAGGCAGTGCGGCGCCAAGAAGAAGGTGGAGTGGCACCCGAGAGACACCAGCGGGGCCCTCCGCGTCGTCTACGAGGGCGCGCACCAGCACGGCtccccgccgtcgtcgtcagcggcggcggcggccgccgccgccgccgcctccaacaAGTACGAGCTGGGCGCGCAGTACTTCGGCGGGGCTCGGCCGCAGTGA